CAGGTCAGGGAAGACCCAACCGGTACGAAAAGGGACGCGAGATGGCTGAGATCCGCGCGGAGATGGTCGCGAACGTCTGGAAGGTCACCGTGGCGGAGGGCGAGCAGGTCGCCGAAGGCGACACGCTGGTCATCCTGGAGTCCATGAAGATGGAGATCCCGGTGCTGGTCGAGGACCCGGGCACCGTCATCAGCCTCAACGTCGCCGAGGGCGACGTCGTCCAGGAGGGGGACCTGCTCGTCGTCGTCGAGTAGCGCTTCCGCTACATTGCCGCTCATGGCGATCAGCGAAGGACTCCAGGGCCGGACGGAACTGCTGGTGTCGGAGGCCGACACCGCCGCGGCATTGGGCAGCGGTGACGTCCCCGTGCTGGGCACGCCCAGGGTGCTGGCCCTGGCGGAGGCGGCCACCGTCGCGGCCCTCGCCGAGGAGCTGGAGGCGGGCCGCACGAGCGTCGGCACCAGCGTGTCACTGGTCCACCTGGCCCCCAGTCCGGTGGGCGCCCGGGTGGGCGCCACCGCGCTGCTGTGCGAGGTCGACGGCAGGCGCCTGGTCTTCGACGTCACCGTGGTCCAGGAGGGCAGGACCGTGGCGCGCGGGACCGTCGAGCGGGTCGTGGTGGACCGTGGGCGCTTCCTGGCCAACGCCGGCTGAGTTCCGGTGCGGGGCCGACGTCCCGGCCCCGCCGCCTCACTGACTGATGTTCGACGGTCGGGTTCGCACAGGGGGCCGGCTGTCGCAGTGCGCGCAGCGCCGGCGGCACAGCAGCTCCGAGCCCTGGGAATCCCGCTTCGCCCCGCGAACGCGGCAGTCGGAGTCCGATCAGACCCCCATCGTCTTGCGGGGGTAGACGTTGTCCGGATCGGTCGCGATGTTGACCAGGTAGGGCACGCCCGAGTCGAACGCGCGGCGCAGGGCCGGACCGATCTCCTCCGGGCGGGTCACGAGTTCGCCGCCGCCGCCCAGCGCCCGCACGACCTCGTCGTAGCGGGTCTGCGGCGTCAGCTCGGTGATCACGTCGTAGCCGTAGATCATCTGCATCGGGGCCTTCTCCAGGCCCCAGATGCCGTTGTTGCCGCACACCATCACCACCGGCAGCCGGTGCCGGACGAGGGTGTCGACGTCCATCAGCGAGAAGCCCGCGGCTCCGTCTCCCAGCAGCGTCACGACCTGGGAGGAGGGCCGGGCGAGGCGGGCGGCGATGGAGTA
This sequence is a window from Spinactinospora alkalitolerans. Protein-coding genes within it:
- a CDS encoding thioesterase family protein is translated as MAISEGLQGRTELLVSEADTAAALGSGDVPVLGTPRVLALAEAATVAALAEELEAGRTSVGTSVSLVHLAPSPVGARVGATALLCEVDGRRLVFDVTVVQEGRTVARGTVERVVVDRGRFLANAG
- a CDS encoding biotin/lipoyl-binding carrier protein, which encodes MAEIRAEMVANVWKVTVAEGEQVAEGDTLVILESMKMEIPVLVEDPGTVISLNVAEGDVVQEGDLLVVVE